In the Flavobacterium sp. 90 genome, CAAAACTCACCGTTAATGGAATTGGAGCATTTTTCATCATTACAAAACGATTGGTTTCGTCTTGTTCGTCAAATATTGGAAGTTTTTTTAGTAAAGCTCCACAAACTGCTCCAAGTAAATTGTGTCCGGCGCCGTCTATTTCAAAACCTATTGGCGTAAACGAACGAACATTTAGTGCTTTTTGTGCCGGAGAATAATAAACAAATGAAGTTTCAGAGTAACCAAACTCTTTTGCAATGTTTTGATAAACTTCTAATTCTAAATCACCATCTGTAAAAACAACCGATAACGGATTTCCTTTATAACTTTTATTAGAAAAAACATCTAAAACGTAGTATTGTAAAGTCGTTCTTTTTTCCATTGTTTATCTTTTTTAGAGTAGAAAGTGTTTTTGCAAATAAGTAGTATTGCTCCTAAATATTTTATAAAAGTACTACAAAGACAGAAAGAAAAAGTGTACTTTATTTACTTTTTTGTTTTATTTTTTTGTAAAAATAAGTGCCAAAGTATATTACCAAAAAGTAAAATTAAATAACTTGAATAGAATAGGTAAGAAGTTGTTCTTCTAAATTTTTTACAGCATTCGTTTTCCTTCGGCGCTAAATTTTATTGCTTTTTCTAATCTCGCAATTCTGGTTTTTTCTTGTTTGGCGCTCATAATTACGTGAATTATTACTTTTTTGTACGATGGTGCCTGATTATTGAAATACTCCCAAGCAGTTTCATTAGCTTTAAATTGCTTTTCGAGTTCGGGATCTAGAACATAGGCTTCATTTTCATGCGAGTAAATTTTAGATCTTTCATCAGATTTTAGTTCAAAAGCTTTTATTCCGGCTTCTTTCATCAGTCCGGCTTTTGTGAGTGCTTCGATTTTTTTAATATTTATGACACTCCAAATACTGGTTTTCCTTCTTGGTGTAAACCTGATGGAATAACTTTCTTCATCGATTGTTCTTCGAACACCATCAATCCAGCCAAAACACAATGCCTGATCTACAGATTCTGACCAAGACATAGTTGGTTTTTTGGTACTCACTTTATAAAAACCTACTAAAAGTTCGGTTTCTTTTTGGTGATGCTTTTCTAACCATTCTCTGAATTTTTCTTGGGTTGGGAAGAAGGTTGGGTTCATGTAGGATTATTTTAATTTGCTTGTAAAGAATTTTAAGGAAATAAATAACAGAACAAAACAGAAAGTAAATTTTAGATAAAGTTTTAAATCATAATCAGATATTCCTTTACTACCAGAATCTGTAAATCGTTGGATTAAAAAGAAAATTACAAGAACGGTCAAAAGTAACCAAATGAAGCTGATCAATTTTCGAGAAAAGTTTAGAAAAGTTTTCATTCGGGATTAAGTTTAAAATAATTTACAAATTAGCAATCGCTCTAATAATCCATAAAAGTGCAATAAATCCCAGAAAAGAGAATTGTACTTTATTGACTTTTTGATTGCCAAACTTGTGAACCAAAAAACGATCAATAAGTAGTATTGCAAAGACAGGAAGTATCCAAAACAAAATGTAAATTCCCATTAATCCATCTTCTGCCGAATTTCCGTTGAGTAGGATTATAGCATAAATAATTCCGAAGATGATGGATAAGATTCCGGAAACAAAGAATAATGTCCATTTTTTAGCAAGATTATTCATGTTTGTTCGAACTCTTCTTTCTGTTTGTGGTGACAATCAAAACGCCATTTTCGGCAAAATTTCCATAAATATTAATTCCTTTTTCCCTGTCAAGCGGAGTTATTTCCTGAATTTCATTTTTGTATAAAGGGAGTTTTTGTTTTTCGAGATTCTGAAAATGAAATGCAATTCCGTCAATTACAATTATAGGTTCACTTTTGATGATCTTTCTTTCAGA is a window encoding:
- a CDS encoding YdeI/OmpD-associated family protein, yielding MNPTFFPTQEKFREWLEKHHQKETELLVGFYKVSTKKPTMSWSESVDQALCFGWIDGVRRTIDEESYSIRFTPRRKTSIWSVINIKKIEALTKAGLMKEAGIKAFELKSDERSKIYSHENEAYVLDPELEKQFKANETAWEYFNNQAPSYKKVIIHVIMSAKQEKTRIARLEKAIKFSAEGKRML